A single region of the Brassica rapa cultivar Chiifu-401-42 chromosome A03, CAAS_Brap_v3.01, whole genome shotgun sequence genome encodes:
- the LOC103859987 gene encoding uncharacterized protein LOC103859987 gives MPFTMKIQPIDIDSPAVAKPVLKSRLKRLFDRPFRTATSEKPFTGGEAQSATEFEPSSVCLTKMVQNFIEENNEKQAKCGRNRCNCFNGSNNDSSDDDDSDLFASDHLKSLIPCATVAESNLLADVAKIVDKNNKSVKRKEEMRKMVNEGLLSLHYDSSICKSKWDKSPSFPAGEYEYIDVIVGEERLLIEVDFRSEFDIARQTSGYKALLQSLPFVFVGKSDRLSQIVALISEAAKVSMKKRGMHLPPWRKAEYMRSKWMSSYTRASGNAEELPLAAAAAEMEVDCEEIELVFEEKSLSPVVVKASSSVDGDGADAAVKAVTGLALLFKEKP, from the exons ATGCCGTTTACGATGAAGATCCAACCGATTGATATCGATTCACCCGCCGTAGCTAAACCGGTGCTCAAATCTCGCCTCAAACGTCTCTTTGATCGGCCGTTCAGGACCGCAACCTCCGAGAAACCGTTCACCGGCGGCGAAGCTCAATCCGCGACGGAGTTCGAGCCGAGCTCCGTTTGCTTAACGAAGATGGTTCAGAACTTCATAGAGGAGAACAACGAGAAGCAAGCCAAATGTGGACGTAACCGCTGCAACTGCTTCAACGGCAGCAACAACGATAGCTCCGACGACGATGATTCAGATCTCTTTGCCTCTGATCATCTCAAG AGCTTGATCCCGTGCGCGACCGTCGCGGAGAGTAATCTCTTAGCCGACGTGGCGAAGATTGTAGATAAGAACAACAAGTCAGTCAAACGAAAAGAGGAGATGAGGAAGATGGTCAACGAAGGACTCTTATCTCTTCACTACGACTCGTCAATCTGCAAATCCAAATGGGACAAGTCTCCGTCGTTCCCAGCCGGCGAATACGAGTACATAGACGTGATCGTTGGAGAGGAGCGGTTGCTGATCGAGGTTGATTTCAGATCGGAGTTCGATATCGCGAGGCAGACGAGCGGTTACAAGGCGCTGCTTCAGTCGCTTCCGTTCGTCTTCGTCGGGAAATCAGATCGGTTGAGCCAGATCGTTGCCTTGATCTCGGAGGCGGCGAAAGTGAGCATGAAGAAGAGAGGAATGCATTTGCCTCCGTGGAGGAAAGCTGAGTACATGCGATCTAAGTGGATGTCGTCTTATACCAGAGCCTCCGGGAACGCTGAGGAGCTGCCTCTTGCGGCGGCCGCGGCGGAGATGGAGGTAGATTGTGAAGAGATTGAGCTGGTTTTTGAGGAGAAATCTTTGTCTCCGGTAGTGGTTAAGGCTTCCTCGTCTGTTGACGGCGATGGTGCTGATGCCGCGGTGAAGGCCGTCACCGGATTAGCTTTACTCTTCAAAGAGAAGCCttga